A part of Chanos chanos chromosome 9, fChaCha1.1, whole genome shotgun sequence genomic DNA contains:
- the LOC115821528 gene encoding interferon-inducible GTPase 5-like, with amino-acid sequence MARFQIKDAEINEMSALLQSKAVADALACVQGMLEHGNVTLNVAVTGESGSGKSSFINAFRGIADDDKEAAETGVTETTREASVYRLLTAHNVLLWDLPGIGTPSFRPESYLEDVGLLNYDFFIIVCAQRFQECHTELARAILKSGKKFYFVRNKVDRDLKANSRRNTRQPDEDVLRRMRADCERSLENGGVEHPKVFLTSCFQPRHFDFPLLQKTLLDELEGHKRHALLLSLPVLNPSLIESKRNALAGEVWKKAIVACLGAVIKTNMTQGVIPSLMDTLKSYQQTFGLDTESLCRLASLTGKPLQDLQNEVLSTSGKELTAETVEGLLSQAASVQHLLANELEKRVPFLGTIATSGISFVASYYLLSSALKDLSEDAERVMRKAFS; translated from the exons ATGGCACGGTTCCAAATCAAAGACGCGGAGATAAATGAAATGAGCGCTCTCCTTCAATCAAAGGCAGTGGCAGACGCTCTGGCATGCGTGCAGGGCATGCTCGAACATGGGAACGTGACTCTGAACGTCGCTGTCACCGGCGAGTCTGGTTCTGGAAAGTCGTCTTTTATCAACGCTTTCCGTGGCATTGCCGATGACGACAAAGAGGCAGCAGAGACCGGCGTGACTGAAACAACCCGCGAAGCCTCCGTCTACCGCCTCTTGACAGCTCATAACGTCCTTCTCTGGGACTTGCCTGGGATTGGAACTCCTTCGTTTAGGCCAGAGAGCTACTTAGAGGACGTGGGTCTCCTCAATTACGACTTCTTTATCATCGTATGTGCCCAGCGTTTTCAAGAATGCCACACTGAGCTGGCAAGAGCCATCCTGAAATCGGGAAAGAAGTTCTATTTTGTACGAAACAAAGTGGACCGAGACCTGAAGGCAAATAGCAGGCGCAATACCCGTCAACCGGACGAAGATGTTTTGCGACGTATGCGTGCTGACTGCGAACGGAGCCTCGAAAATGGTGGCGTCGAACATCCGAAGGTTTTCTTGACTTCTTGCTTCCAGCCACGACACTTCGATTTCCCCCTCTTGCAGAAAACGTTGCTCGACGAACTGGAGGGTCACAAGCGCCATGCTTTGCTCCTGTCGCTGCCCGTCCTCAATCCCTCTCTGATAGAAAGTAAGAGGAACGCGTTGGCCGGAGAGGTTTGGAAGAAAGCGATAGTGGCATGCCTGGGCGCAGTCATTAAGACCAATATGACTCAGGGTGTTATTCCTTCACTGATGGACACGTTAAAGTCTTACCAGCAAACTTTTGGTCTAGATACAGAGTCTCTGTGTCGTTTAGCAAGCCTGACAGGCAAACCACTTCAG GACCTACAAAATGAGGTGCTATCGACTTCTGGCAAAGAGCTCACGGCGGAGACAGTGGAAGGCTTGTTATCTCAGGCTGCCTCAGTACAGCACCTTCTAGCTAATGAACTGGAAAAGAGGGTCCCATTCCTGGGCACTATTGCTACAAGTGGGATCTCCTTTGTGGCCTCCTATTACCTCCTCAGCTCTGCCCTAAAGGACCTGAGTGAGGATGCTGAGAGGGTGATGCGGAAAGCCTTTAGTTAG